Proteins from a genomic interval of Diaphorobacter sp. HDW4A:
- a CDS encoding ABC transporter permease, which produces MSQLSMSSAATTEAPSESTVSPTRAHLIATLKSWPVMVSLLVLTALILIAICAPLLTSADPTAINPAQRLKPITAEHWLGTDAYGRDVYTRILYGARVSLLVGLGVAAFSLVVGLFVGVLAGYFRWVDAIVMRVMDGLMAIPGILLAIALVSLSGSSLLTVLIAITVPEVPRVVRLVRGVILSVRNESYVEAAQTLGTPLPTLMMRHLVPNTIAPLIVQCTYIFASAILTEAILSFLGAGVPPETSSWGNIMAEGRAYFQLIPGLVLYPGVLLSLTVLSVNLLGDALRDSLDPRMAKRM; this is translated from the coding sequence ATGTCACAACTCTCCATGTCTTCTGCTGCAACAACCGAAGCGCCTTCCGAGTCCACGGTCTCGCCCACGCGCGCGCACCTCATCGCCACGCTCAAGAGCTGGCCGGTGATGGTGTCTTTGCTGGTGCTGACCGCATTGATTCTGATCGCCATCTGCGCGCCGCTGCTGACCTCCGCCGACCCTACGGCCATCAATCCGGCGCAGCGGCTCAAGCCCATCACGGCGGAGCACTGGCTGGGCACCGATGCGTATGGGCGCGATGTCTACACCCGAATCCTTTACGGCGCGCGCGTCTCGCTGCTGGTGGGGCTGGGCGTGGCGGCGTTCAGCCTCGTCGTGGGCCTGTTCGTCGGCGTGCTGGCCGGATATTTCCGCTGGGTCGATGCCATCGTTATGCGCGTCATGGACGGGCTGATGGCGATCCCCGGCATTCTGCTGGCGATTGCGCTGGTGTCGCTGTCGGGTTCGAGCCTGCTCACAGTGCTCATTGCCATCACGGTGCCCGAGGTGCCGCGCGTAGTGCGTCTGGTACGCGGCGTGATCCTGAGCGTGCGCAACGAATCCTATGTCGAGGCCGCGCAGACGCTCGGCACGCCGTTGCCGACGCTGATGATGCGCCACCTGGTGCCCAACACCATCGCGCCGCTGATCGTGCAGTGCACCTACATCTTCGCGTCGGCCATCCTGACCGAGGCCATCCTGAGCTTTCTGGGCGCGGGCGTGCCGCCGGAGACCTCGTCCTGGGGCAACATCATGGCCGAAGGCCGTGCCTATTTCCAGCTGATCCCCGGGCTGGTGCTGTATCCCGGCGTGCTGCTTTCTCTCACCGTGCTGAGCGTGAATCTGCTGGGCGATGCCTTGCGCGATTCGCTTGATCCGCGCATGGCCAAACGCATGTGA
- a CDS encoding ABC transporter permease produces the protein MFAFILKRMAAALPVMAVVAAVVFAILRLTPGDPAAILAGDSATPEQLDAIRKNLGLDEPIYMQFLHWIGQLLQGDFGTSLLSGTPVVEMIGQRMGPSIALCISTIIVAIVVAIPLGVLAAWRQGKLLDRMVMAASVLGFSIPVFVTGYVLILAFSLGLGWFPVQGYKPLEEGVLPFLRSITLPTLALSTVYIALIARITRTSVIEVMNEDFIRTARAKGLGERSVLLGHALRNAAVPIVTIIGVGVAMLIGGVVVTESVFNLPGLGRLVVEAVLARDYPVIQGLILLFALVYVLINLVVDVSYTVFDPRIRY, from the coding sequence ATGTTCGCGTTCATACTGAAACGTATGGCAGCCGCGCTGCCAGTGATGGCTGTGGTGGCAGCCGTCGTCTTCGCCATCCTCCGGCTCACGCCCGGAGACCCTGCCGCGATCCTGGCGGGAGACTCTGCCACGCCCGAGCAGCTTGATGCCATCCGCAAGAATCTGGGGCTCGACGAGCCCATCTACATGCAGTTTTTGCACTGGATCGGTCAGCTGCTGCAGGGCGATTTCGGCACCTCGCTTTTGTCGGGAACGCCCGTGGTGGAGATGATCGGGCAGCGCATGGGCCCGTCGATTGCGCTGTGCATCAGCACCATCATCGTGGCCATCGTGGTGGCCATTCCGCTGGGCGTGCTGGCGGCGTGGCGTCAGGGCAAGCTGCTTGATCGCATGGTGATGGCGGCATCGGTGCTGGGCTTTTCCATTCCAGTGTTCGTCACTGGCTATGTGCTCATTCTGGCGTTCTCACTGGGCCTCGGCTGGTTTCCCGTTCAGGGCTACAAACCGCTGGAAGAGGGCGTGCTGCCGTTCTTGCGGTCCATCACCTTGCCTACACTCGCGCTGAGCACGGTCTACATCGCGCTTATCGCCCGCATCACGCGCACCAGCGTGATCGAGGTGATGAACGAGGACTTCATCCGCACCGCGCGCGCCAAAGGCCTGGGTGAGCGCTCCGTGCTGCTGGGCCATGCGCTGCGCAATGCGGCGGTTCCCATCGTCACCATCATCGGTGTGGGCGTCGCCATGCTGATCGGTGGCGTGGTGGTTACCGAGTCGGTGTTCAACCTTCCGGGCCTGGGGCGACTGGTGGTGGAGGCCGTGCTGGCGCGCGACTACCCCGTCATTCAAGGGCTGATCCTGCTGTTCGCGCTGGTCTATGTGCTGATCAATCTGGTGGTGGACGTGTCCTACACCGTGTTCGATCCGCGGATTCGTTATTGA
- a CDS encoding ABC transporter substrate-binding protein, with amino-acid sequence MSVAQTKTTINAVMHSPLRVLDPIITTAHITRNHGYMIYDTLLATDKDNKIRPQMVQDWKASDDGRTYTFKLRDGLKWHDGGAVTAEDCVASIKRWATQDKMGQLLTSEMAGMKVVDASTFQISMKEPSDLAVRALAKPSGVAPFMMPKRIADTPPTQAITQYIGSGPFRMVTAEFKPGVQVVYEKNADYVPRSEPASGLAGGKKVMVDRVKWIATPDAMTSVNALANGEVDYLEQLPFDLEPIVSANKDISIKVLDPQGYQTVMRMNHLHAPFNNKKIRQAAMYAVGQEPVLQAVIGNPKYYKTCAALFGCEGPYASQEGADVTIKANVKKAQELLKEAGYDGTPVVILQPTDTPSVNSQPVVIGQALRAAGFKVDMQAMDWQTVVTRRAVQSAPKEGGWNIFATNNVMAEASDPLRAFGVAANGKGAWFGWPDVPEIERLRVAFSRTPDEAKRKELAGQIQKQVIDEGVLLPMGQYYVPAAYRKSLSGMLESPVPVFWNVQKK; translated from the coding sequence ATGTCCGTGGCGCAGACCAAGACCACGATCAACGCCGTGATGCATTCGCCCCTGCGTGTGTTGGACCCGATCATCACCACGGCGCACATCACGCGCAACCATGGCTACATGATCTATGACACCTTGCTCGCGACCGACAAGGACAACAAGATCCGCCCCCAGATGGTGCAGGACTGGAAGGCCTCGGATGATGGCCGTACCTACACTTTCAAGCTGCGCGACGGCCTGAAGTGGCACGACGGTGGCGCGGTGACGGCGGAAGATTGCGTCGCCTCCATCAAGCGCTGGGCCACGCAGGACAAGATGGGCCAGTTGCTAACCAGCGAGATGGCGGGCATGAAGGTGGTCGATGCATCGACCTTCCAGATCTCCATGAAGGAGCCCAGCGATCTGGCCGTGCGCGCTCTGGCCAAGCCCAGCGGCGTGGCGCCGTTCATGATGCCCAAGCGCATCGCGGATACACCGCCCACGCAGGCGATCACGCAATACATCGGCTCCGGCCCGTTCAGGATGGTCACGGCCGAGTTCAAGCCGGGCGTGCAGGTGGTCTATGAAAAGAACGCGGACTACGTGCCTCGTTCGGAGCCCGCGAGCGGCCTGGCCGGTGGCAAGAAGGTGATGGTGGACCGCGTGAAGTGGATTGCCACGCCCGATGCGATGACCTCGGTGAACGCGCTGGCCAACGGCGAGGTGGACTACCTCGAGCAGTTGCCCTTCGATCTGGAGCCTATCGTCAGCGCCAACAAGGACATCAGCATCAAGGTGCTGGACCCGCAGGGTTACCAGACCGTCATGCGCATGAACCATCTGCATGCACCGTTCAACAACAAGAAGATCCGTCAGGCGGCGATGTATGCCGTGGGCCAGGAGCCCGTGCTGCAGGCCGTGATCGGCAATCCGAAGTACTACAAGACCTGCGCGGCGCTGTTCGGCTGCGAAGGCCCGTATGCCAGCCAGGAAGGTGCCGACGTCACCATCAAGGCCAACGTGAAGAAGGCACAGGAGCTGCTGAAGGAGGCTGGATATGACGGCACGCCCGTCGTGATTTTGCAGCCGACCGACACGCCCTCTGTGAACTCGCAGCCGGTGGTGATCGGCCAGGCGCTGCGCGCTGCGGGCTTCAAGGTCGATATGCAGGCCATGGACTGGCAGACGGTGGTGACCCGCCGCGCCGTGCAATCCGCGCCGAAGGAGGGCGGCTGGAATATCTTCGCCACCAATAACGTGATGGCAGAGGCATCCGATCCGCTGCGCGCGTTCGGCGTGGCCGCCAACGGCAAGGGCGCATGGTTTGGCTGGCCCGATGTGCCCGAGATCGAGCGTCTGCGTGTTGCGTTCTCGCGCACGCCGGATGAAGCCAAACGCAAGGAACTGGCAGGCCAGATCCAGAAACAGGTGATCGACGAAGGCGTGCTGCTGCCCATGGGCCAGTACTACGTGCCGGCCGCGTATCGCAAGAGCCTGAGCGGCATGCTGGAGTCTCCGGTGCCGGTGTTCTGGAACGTCCAGAAGAAGTAA
- a CDS encoding D-serine ammonia-lyase: MQGHLNVGSSQAPALWINPEHGGQALGAVVGNITINDVLLAEQRLARFAPLLEKLFPELEKSAGIVESPLLALPADVIAQGADAQGTFWVKADHQLAVAGSVKARGGFHEVLEFAEKIALETGMLKDGDGYEQLASTAARECFARYEVAVGSTGNLGMSIGIMSAALGFKASVHMSAEAKEWKKRLLRSHGVTVHEYPGDYAQAVATGRELARGNPFSHFVDDEKSASLFCGYAVAALRLQRQLIALNVRVDRDHPLFVYIPCGVGGAPGGVCYGLKHVFGEHVHCFFVEPEDSSCFLVRMQNPDVEGISIYDAGQHNQTIADGLAVPQASELVYSMMRTRLAGMVVASDERMVMDLWRLKSMADLKVEPSAAAAVSGPRALLGTVVGQQYLHSTGLDAFMPAANHIVWTTGGALMPADEFDRLFAQGLELSSQPQANVPDAA, from the coding sequence ATGCAGGGTCATTTGAATGTCGGATCGAGTCAGGCGCCAGCGCTTTGGATCAATCCGGAGCATGGCGGGCAAGCGCTCGGCGCGGTTGTTGGAAATATTACTATCAATGATGTTCTCTTGGCGGAGCAACGCCTCGCCCGTTTTGCGCCACTGCTGGAAAAGCTGTTCCCCGAACTCGAGAAGAGCGCGGGCATTGTCGAATCCCCTTTGCTTGCGTTGCCTGCCGACGTCATTGCCCAAGGTGCGGATGCGCAGGGCACCTTTTGGGTGAAGGCGGACCACCAGCTTGCCGTTGCCGGATCGGTGAAAGCGCGCGGCGGTTTCCACGAGGTGCTCGAGTTCGCCGAGAAGATCGCTCTTGAAACCGGAATGCTCAAGGATGGCGATGGCTACGAGCAACTCGCCTCGACTGCTGCAAGAGAATGCTTTGCCCGCTACGAGGTCGCTGTGGGGTCGACCGGCAATCTCGGCATGAGCATCGGCATCATGTCCGCTGCGTTGGGCTTCAAGGCCAGCGTGCACATGTCCGCCGAAGCCAAGGAATGGAAAAAGCGCCTGCTGCGCAGCCATGGCGTGACGGTGCACGAGTACCCCGGCGACTATGCACAGGCCGTGGCCACTGGGCGCGAGCTGGCACGTGGCAATCCCTTCTCGCATTTTGTGGATGATGAAAAATCAGCGTCGCTGTTTTGTGGTTATGCAGTTGCGGCACTGCGGCTTCAGCGGCAGCTGATCGCACTGAACGTGCGCGTGGACCGCGACCATCCGTTGTTCGTCTACATCCCCTGCGGTGTTGGCGGTGCGCCGGGTGGGGTCTGTTATGGCCTCAAGCATGTGTTCGGCGAGCATGTGCATTGCTTCTTCGTCGAGCCCGAGGACTCCTCGTGCTTTCTGGTGCGCATGCAGAACCCGGACGTGGAAGGCATCAGCATCTACGACGCCGGTCAGCACAACCAGACGATTGCCGATGGTCTCGCTGTGCCGCAGGCCTCGGAGCTGGTCTATTCGATGATGCGCACGCGCCTGGCAGGCATGGTTGTTGCATCCGATGAGCGCATGGTGATGGATCTGTGGCGCTTGAAGAGCATGGCCGATTTGAAAGTCGAGCCTTCGGCCGCTGCCGCCGTGAGCGGCCCGCGCGCGCTGCTGGGAACCGTTGTGGGGCAGCAATATCTGCACTCCACCGGACTCGATGCCTTCATGCCCGCAGCCAACCACATCGTATGGACCACCGGCGGTGCCTTGATGCCCGCCGACGAGTTCGATCGCCTGTTCGCGCAAGGCCTGGAGCTGTCAAGCCAGCCTCAAGCCAACGTGCCTGACGCTGCATGA
- a CDS encoding LysR family transcriptional regulator, with protein sequence MKNLLSPSLLTWLRCFDAVARNGSFTIAAKELHVTQGSISQQVKKLEEYLGITLLHRGGKALSLTREGARLSLVSGQAFQSLNQAVDKLRQSHPRKDAPLNLSCSPSFAMLWLTPRVGDLLREQSGMSVRIYGEFHSLDRVGMSVSGIQVGIRFDPGHYSDLHADRFLDELLVPVASPDFLKRYPGIHSVNDIPTDSMLHDASAWHNAPPTVEWDTWLEGMGGTPPKHSGVHFNLSQLAIIAALSGQGIAMGRLALVYDELVSGRLVVPVAFAVPSKAHYHFIFTNEPTGTNAHLRDWLHSAGEQFTADRDDLLERLGVQTQTLTR encoded by the coding sequence ATGAAAAATCTACTCTCACCGTCGCTCCTCACCTGGCTCCGATGCTTTGATGCCGTGGCCCGAAACGGCAGCTTCACCATCGCTGCGAAGGAGTTGCATGTGACGCAGGGCTCGATCAGCCAGCAGGTCAAAAAACTCGAGGAATACCTCGGCATCACCCTGCTGCACCGCGGGGGAAAGGCCCTCTCGCTCACTCGCGAAGGAGCGCGCCTGTCGCTGGTCTCGGGGCAGGCGTTTCAATCACTCAATCAGGCCGTGGACAAGCTGCGGCAAAGCCATCCGCGCAAGGATGCGCCGCTCAATCTGAGCTGCTCTCCATCCTTCGCCATGCTGTGGCTGACGCCGCGCGTGGGCGATCTGCTGCGCGAGCAATCCGGCATGTCGGTGCGGATCTACGGCGAATTCCACAGCCTCGACCGCGTGGGCATGAGCGTGAGCGGCATTCAGGTCGGAATACGGTTCGATCCCGGCCACTATTCGGACCTGCATGCAGACCGCTTTCTGGATGAACTGCTGGTGCCTGTCGCCTCACCGGATTTTCTGAAGCGCTACCCAGGCATCCACAGCGTGAACGACATCCCCACCGACTCCATGCTGCACGATGCGAGTGCGTGGCACAACGCACCGCCCACGGTCGAATGGGATACGTGGCTTGAAGGCATGGGAGGGACACCGCCCAAGCACAGCGGCGTGCACTTCAACCTGTCACAGCTCGCCATCATCGCCGCATTGAGCGGCCAAGGCATCGCCATGGGACGACTCGCGCTGGTCTATGACGAACTGGTCAGCGGACGGCTGGTGGTGCCCGTGGCGTTCGCCGTGCCATCCAAGGCGCACTACCACTTCATCTTCACGAACGAGCCCACAGGCACGAACGCGCATCTGCGTGATTGGCTGCACAGCGCGGGCGAACAATTCACCGCAGATCGCGATGACCTGCTGGAACGGTTGGGGGTGCAGACGCAGACGCTCACGCGGTGA
- a CDS encoding tripartite tricarboxylate transporter substrate binding protein, producing the protein MSPVVNRRHLLQWGAGLSLASVLPLVHVSPAHAAASAWPNKPIRIIAGQAPGSSNDSTARALSDYFAQKLGVPVIVENKPGALGMIAAETVARAEPDGYTLLISLHSQPAQAPALLKRVPLNPDKDLLPIAAMGVGPVTAVVNKNFPAKTWQDVVVISKTRPVNVGNYSIGSGWQMMLEQLAKDTGGNFNVVNYKGTGAMLLDLYAGTIDMGAGSLAGMGGGIEKGAVRPVLIAIGERSSKLPGIPTWSDAGFRAPVYQDLTECNMLFAPAGTPQAIVDRIAELVTLSVRESPRVQSVRETLNAEDAPLTGEALRQYIARTWPTYRRLTREMNISVN; encoded by the coding sequence ATGAGTCCAGTCGTCAATCGACGCCATCTGCTGCAATGGGGCGCGGGCCTCTCACTCGCGTCCGTGCTGCCCCTGGTGCACGTATCGCCTGCACATGCGGCGGCGAGCGCCTGGCCGAACAAGCCGATCCGCATCATCGCGGGCCAGGCCCCGGGCTCGTCCAACGACTCCACCGCGCGAGCGCTCTCGGACTACTTTGCGCAAAAGCTCGGTGTGCCCGTCATCGTGGAAAACAAGCCTGGCGCGCTCGGCATGATCGCTGCCGAAACCGTGGCGCGCGCCGAGCCCGATGGCTATACCTTACTGATCTCGCTGCACAGCCAGCCCGCGCAGGCGCCTGCGTTGCTCAAACGCGTGCCCCTCAACCCTGACAAGGATTTGCTGCCGATTGCCGCGATGGGCGTGGGCCCGGTGACGGCGGTGGTGAACAAGAATTTCCCGGCCAAGACCTGGCAGGATGTGGTCGTGATTTCGAAGACCCGGCCGGTGAATGTCGGCAACTATTCCATCGGCTCGGGCTGGCAGATGATGCTCGAGCAGCTCGCCAAGGACACGGGCGGCAACTTCAATGTGGTGAACTACAAGGGCACGGGTGCGATGCTGCTCGACCTCTATGCGGGCACTATCGACATGGGTGCGGGCTCGCTTGCCGGCATGGGAGGTGGCATTGAGAAGGGCGCTGTTCGCCCCGTGCTGATTGCGATCGGCGAGCGCTCCAGCAAGCTGCCCGGCATCCCCACGTGGAGCGATGCGGGCTTTCGTGCGCCGGTCTATCAGGACCTGACCGAGTGCAACATGCTCTTTGCCCCGGCCGGCACGCCACAGGCCATCGTGGATCGCATTGCGGAACTGGTGACCTTGTCGGTACGCGAATCGCCGCGCGTTCAGTCCGTGCGCGAGACGCTGAACGCCGAAGACGCGCCGCTGACAGGCGAGGCGCTCAGACAATACATTGCGCGGACCTGGCCGACGTATCGGAGGCTGACACGGGAGATGAACATCTCGGTCAATTGA
- a CDS encoding GntR family transcriptional regulator, with protein MSPKQVAPLSTTATATAAAASAATKRSQVLHQMVEAIKKGQWLVNSMLPTEAALQALFGVSRHTVRGALADLQQMGLVASQQGVGSRVIRRRAAPGYSQSLQNISELAYYARNTSVQILEVEDIALSAAEAEMLESTAGEAWCHAITLRMADGQSVPMGLSSVWVPAMSKKAIAASRRSGMPVFMEIQKLHKVMVNEVRQVIGATVADAGQARLLRCELREPLLRIRRWYFDIHHQVLEMSDTYHPPGRFEYSVTLHHGIAHPNAPPHAQAQHR; from the coding sequence ATGTCACCCAAGCAAGTCGCCCCTCTTTCCACCACAGCTACAGCCACCGCCGCCGCGGCCTCCGCTGCGACCAAGCGCAGTCAGGTGCTCCATCAAATGGTCGAAGCGATCAAGAAGGGGCAATGGCTTGTGAACAGCATGCTGCCGACTGAGGCCGCGCTGCAGGCGCTGTTCGGCGTGAGCCGCCACACGGTGCGCGGCGCGCTGGCCGATCTGCAGCAGATGGGACTGGTCGCCAGCCAGCAAGGCGTGGGCTCGCGCGTGATCCGTCGCCGTGCAGCGCCGGGCTATTCGCAGTCGCTGCAGAACATCTCCGAGCTGGCCTACTACGCACGCAACACCTCGGTGCAGATCCTCGAGGTCGAGGACATCGCGCTCAGCGCCGCCGAGGCCGAGATGCTGGAAAGCACGGCGGGCGAGGCCTGGTGCCACGCCATCACGCTGCGCATGGCCGACGGGCAGAGCGTGCCGATGGGCCTGTCCTCCGTCTGGGTGCCGGCCATGAGCAAGAAGGCAATTGCCGCGTCGCGGCGCAGCGGCATGCCGGTGTTCATGGAGATCCAGAAGCTGCACAAGGTCATGGTCAACGAGGTGCGCCAGGTGATCGGCGCGACGGTGGCCGATGCGGGTCAGGCGCGGCTGCTGCGCTGCGAACTGCGCGAACCACTGCTACGCATCCGCCGCTGGTATTTCGACATCCATCATCAGGTGCTGGAGATGTCCGACACCTACCACCCACCGGGCCGTTTCGAGTATTCGGTCACGCTGCACCACGGTATCGCACATCCCAATGCGCCGCCCCATGCGCAGGCCCAGCACCGCTGA
- a CDS encoding CaiB/BaiF CoA-transferase family protein gives MKPLQGQRVIDLTQNVAGPYCTQVLADLGADVIKIERPGAGDDTRHWAPNIGAAMSPTYATFNRGKASVAIDLDRADGQQLLRSMLRDNDVVVHSLKPGSAEQRGLGYDDLKGLKNGLIYCAISAYGNVGPMAGLPGYDPLIQAYAGIMSVNGHEGLPPARVGVSMVDIGTGLWSALAIVAAASQRHQTGKGCRVDTSLLETGIAWMTNPIANYSASGKLPRRMGSATAMLMPYEVFDCADGQVFIGCGNDRLFGKLLAAIELTALANDERFATNAQRVDNRNLVHDTLEATTHQLQVADVIKRLQSRGVPVSPVHNLSQVTGDTQVRALDISKDLNVAGSTLGALCAIGSPMRFDGTREFASHVSAKVGEDTRAVLAASGLDTRDIERLAEQRVIQIA, from the coding sequence ATGAAGCCATTGCAAGGACAGCGCGTCATCGACCTGACGCAGAACGTCGCCGGTCCCTACTGCACGCAGGTGCTCGCCGATCTGGGGGCCGATGTCATCAAGATCGAGCGACCCGGCGCGGGCGACGACACGCGCCACTGGGCACCCAACATTGGCGCGGCGATGTCGCCGACCTACGCCACCTTCAACCGTGGCAAGGCCAGCGTCGCGATTGATCTGGACAGGGCCGACGGCCAACAGTTGCTGCGCTCCATGCTGCGTGACAACGACGTGGTGGTGCACTCGCTCAAGCCCGGCAGCGCGGAGCAGCGTGGCCTCGGCTACGACGACCTCAAGGGCCTGAAGAACGGCCTGATCTACTGCGCTATCAGCGCCTACGGCAACGTCGGCCCGATGGCCGGACTGCCGGGCTACGACCCGTTGATTCAGGCCTACGCGGGCATCATGTCGGTCAACGGTCATGAAGGACTTCCTCCAGCACGCGTGGGCGTATCGATGGTGGACATCGGCACGGGTCTGTGGTCGGCGCTCGCCATCGTTGCTGCTGCGTCGCAACGCCATCAAACCGGCAAGGGTTGCCGTGTCGACACCTCGCTGCTGGAAACCGGCATCGCCTGGATGACCAACCCCATCGCCAACTACAGCGCCAGTGGCAAGCTGCCGCGCCGCATGGGCTCGGCCACCGCCATGCTCATGCCCTACGAGGTGTTCGACTGCGCGGATGGGCAGGTCTTCATCGGCTGCGGCAACGACCGGCTGTTCGGCAAGCTGCTCGCCGCAATCGAACTCACGGCCCTCGCGAATGACGAGCGCTTTGCCACCAACGCGCAGCGTGTGGACAACCGCAACCTCGTGCACGACACGCTCGAGGCCACCACCCACCAGTTGCAGGTTGCCGATGTGATCAAACGCCTGCAATCACGAGGCGTGCCAGTCAGCCCGGTGCACAACCTTTCGCAGGTGACCGGTGACACGCAGGTGCGGGCACTCGACATCTCCAAGGATCTGAATGTAGCAGGCAGCACCTTGGGCGCGCTTTGCGCCATCGGCTCGCCAATGCGCTTTGACGGCACGCGCGAATTCGCAAGCCATGTGAGCGCCAAGGTCGGCGAAGACACGCGTGCGGTGTTGGCCGCCAGCGGCCTCGACACCCGCGACATCGAGCGCCTTGCCGAGCAGCGCGTCATCCAGATCGCCTGA
- a CDS encoding acyl-CoA dehydrogenase family protein produces the protein MEFRYSDTQQEIRTAVGELAASFGDEYWRKCDEEQRYATEFVNAMTEAGWLAALIPEEFGGSGLGLLDACVILEEMNRRGGNGAACHAQMYTMASVLQHGSDEQKRAVLPRIASGSLRLQAFGVTEPDAGSNTLRIKTFARKVNGGYVINGQKIWTSRFRQSDMYLLLARTTPYEEVQRKTDGLSLFLVDIARAGKSLQSRTIDTMLNHHTNEVFIDNLEVEDAWRIGEEGKGFQYLLSSLNAERLLVSSECIGDGKWFIERARNYATERVVFDRPIGSNQGVAFPIAKAHMNLCAAELMRNQAASLFDQGLNCGAEANMSKYLCSEASWEAAEAAMTTFGGYGVATEYDIERKWKETRLFRTAPISNNLVLAYVAQHVLQMPRSY, from the coding sequence ATGGAATTTCGCTACTCCGACACCCAACAGGAAATCCGCACCGCCGTCGGCGAACTGGCCGCGAGCTTCGGCGACGAATACTGGCGCAAATGCGATGAAGAGCAACGCTACGCCACCGAGTTCGTCAACGCGATGACCGAGGCCGGATGGCTTGCCGCGCTGATCCCAGAGGAGTTCGGCGGATCGGGCCTCGGCCTGCTCGACGCCTGCGTGATTCTTGAAGAAATGAACCGCCGCGGCGGCAACGGCGCGGCCTGCCATGCGCAGATGTACACCATGGCGAGCGTGCTGCAGCACGGCAGCGATGAGCAGAAAAGGGCCGTGCTGCCGCGCATCGCGAGCGGTAGCCTGCGTCTGCAGGCCTTCGGCGTGACCGAGCCGGATGCGGGCTCGAACACCCTGCGCATCAAGACCTTTGCCCGCAAGGTCAACGGCGGCTATGTGATCAACGGCCAGAAGATCTGGACCTCGCGCTTTCGCCAGTCCGACATGTACTTGCTGCTCGCGCGTACCACGCCCTATGAAGAAGTGCAACGCAAGACCGACGGCCTGAGCCTGTTCCTCGTGGACATCGCCCGCGCGGGCAAGTCATTGCAGTCACGCACCATCGACACCATGCTCAACCACCACACGAACGAGGTGTTCATCGACAACCTCGAAGTGGAAGATGCTTGGCGCATCGGCGAGGAAGGCAAGGGTTTCCAGTACCTGCTGTCATCGCTGAACGCCGAACGGCTGCTGGTGTCCAGCGAATGCATTGGCGACGGCAAATGGTTCATCGAGCGCGCGCGCAACTACGCAACCGAGCGCGTGGTGTTTGACCGTCCCATCGGCAGCAATCAGGGCGTGGCCTTTCCCATCGCCAAGGCGCACATGAACCTCTGCGCTGCCGAGCTCATGCGCAACCAGGCTGCATCCCTGTTCGATCAGGGATTGAACTGCGGTGCAGAAGCCAATATGTCCAAGTACCTGTGCTCCGAAGCCTCCTGGGAGGCCGCCGAGGCCGCGATGACGACCTTCGGTGGCTACGGCGTGGCAACGGAGTACGACATCGAGCGCAAGTGGAAAGAGACGCGCTTGTTCCGCACCGCGCCGATCTCCAACAACCTCGTGCTCGCCTATGTGGCGCAGCACGTGTTGCAGATGCCGCGCTCGTACTGA
- a CDS encoding enoyl-CoA hydratase/isomerase family protein, whose amino-acid sequence MNTLIVERNASTGVALVTLNRPAVLNAFNTEMWQELWSLLRELAFDTSLRCVVFQGAGERAFSAGGDLKERNGMTDAQWAAQHQLIEDVLLAIRDFPRPVIAALQGIAHGGGLELALMCDFIIADTSADLALPESKRGFLPGGGGMQNLVRAIGVRKTKQMLYSGARLNAQTAFDWGIFNELTPAGQHLARAMEIAQDIARAAPQAVRSAKLTLQHGADTDFRTGYALDLAHHNLLVRSPDRLEGIRAFNEKREPQWTQQ is encoded by the coding sequence ATGAACACATTGATCGTCGAGCGCAACGCGTCCACCGGCGTAGCGCTCGTGACCCTCAACCGCCCCGCCGTGCTCAACGCCTTCAACACCGAGATGTGGCAGGAACTCTGGAGCCTGCTGCGCGAGCTGGCCTTTGACACCAGCCTGCGCTGCGTGGTCTTTCAGGGCGCGGGCGAGCGCGCGTTCTCCGCAGGCGGTGACCTCAAGGAGCGCAACGGCATGACCGATGCGCAGTGGGCCGCGCAGCACCAGCTCATCGAAGACGTGCTGCTCGCGATCCGCGATTTTCCGCGCCCCGTCATCGCGGCCTTGCAGGGCATCGCGCATGGCGGCGGGCTGGAGCTCGCGCTGATGTGCGACTTCATCATTGCCGACACCAGCGCCGATCTCGCGTTGCCCGAGAGCAAGCGCGGCTTTCTGCCGGGCGGTGGCGGCATGCAGAACCTCGTGCGTGCCATCGGCGTGCGCAAGACCAAGCAGATGCTCTACAGCGGCGCACGCCTCAACGCACAGACCGCGTTCGACTGGGGCATCTTCAACGAGCTGACACCAGCAGGCCAGCACCTCGCGCGCGCCATGGAGATCGCGCAGGACATCGCCCGCGCCGCGCCGCAGGCAGTGCGCAGCGCCAAGCTCACGCTGCAGCACGGCGCGGACACGGATTTCCGCACCGGCTACGCACTCGACCTCGCCCATCACAACCTGCTGGTGCGCAGCCCGGACCGCCTCGAAGGCATCCGAGCCTTCAACGAAAAACGGGAGCCGCAATGGACGCAGCAGTGA